In a single window of the Spirochaetota bacterium genome:
- a CDS encoding SPOR domain-containing protein: MENFDFNEKPVAREKNVFLLHLDVPRIILISAVLIGIIVTTFLLGMNFSENKVVSHNALVPPEIPGDTIAQLDKGIDLGNTVQNPDLPLMDNASNKLDIAPKPDEPSKLDSIPKKEIPDTALAKLDDTETTQVIHENVKKVTPVKNVSKKNTKAKTNVKKNKVVEVAKTDESHTKKVSQRSWSIQIASYNTLTKAQKEAKSLQTLKYDAYVDKVDVSGKTYYRVKIGPILKEDKAISMLQEIQSIDKYRESYIVKE; encoded by the coding sequence ATGGAAAACTTTGATTTTAATGAAAAGCCAGTAGCCAGGGAAAAGAATGTTTTTCTCCTTCATCTTGATGTTCCCCGTATTATCCTGATCAGTGCTGTACTTATTGGCATCATAGTTACCACATTTCTTTTAGGAATGAATTTTAGTGAAAATAAGGTTGTTTCCCATAATGCATTGGTTCCTCCTGAAATTCCAGGGGATACAATAGCACAACTTGATAAAGGCATCGATTTAGGTAACACAGTACAAAATCCTGATCTGCCTTTAATGGACAATGCCAGTAATAAACTGGATATTGCTCCTAAACCAGATGAACCATCAAAACTGGATAGTATACCTAAAAAAGAGATACCCGATACTGCTTTAGCAAAACTGGACGATACAGAAACCACCCAGGTTATCCATGAAAATGTGAAAAAAGTAACCCCCGTCAAAAATGTATCAAAAAAGAATACCAAAGCTAAAACCAACGTTAAAAAGAATAAAGTTGTTGAGGTGGCAAAAACGGATGAATCTCATACCAAGAAAGTATCTCAGCGTTCATGGTCCATACAGATAGCATCGTATAATACTCTTACCAAAGCCCAGAAAGAAGCAAAAAGTTTGCAGACCTTGAAATACGATGCCTATGTTGATAAAGTAGATGTTTCTGGCAAAACATACTATCGTGTAAAAATAGGGCCTATTTTGAAAGAAGATAAAGCTATAAGCATGTTACAGGAAATTCAGTCAATAGATAAGTACAGGGAAAGTTACATTGTAAAAGAATAA
- the recF gene encoding DNA replication and repair protein RecF (All proteins in this family for which functions are known are DNA-binding proteins that assist the filamentation of RecA onto DNA for the initiation of recombination or recombinational repair.) → MFIDRLLLKTFRNYVHETISFSPEINVISGANGSGKTNILEAVYIASHIKSFRNCTDTDIIQWGKHEYYISVQVKNADISTIEIGASVSDQQSEKKVKIDGKEIKKLSDFYGRINVVAFFPDDTVIISGTPDVIRRYFDRLISKVDKEYIELLTSFRKILKNRNRLLKDIPYKRDIIKQLDIWDSMYSDCAYALGIKRKQYIEHFNTYFKGLYKELSGFGDDLTIKYYASLKSEDVKDVKNELSKKRNSDIQMGTTTLGPHRDVYVIYGNDNTVFKSYASTGQRRLASIAMKLSEVNIIYDIKKSKSIVLLDDVLSELDDDRRKNVLQKLIDGNHQVIISCASNNDVNFVDNYKHLKVVNNRVSE, encoded by the coding sequence ATGTTTATAGATAGATTGTTGCTGAAGACGTTTCGCAATTATGTACATGAGACTATTAGTTTCTCACCGGAAATTAATGTTATTTCTGGAGCAAATGGTTCAGGTAAGACAAATATTCTTGAAGCGGTCTATATAGCATCCCATATAAAATCATTTAGAAATTGCACCGATACAGATATCATTCAGTGGGGAAAACATGAATATTATATATCAGTACAGGTGAAAAATGCTGATATTTCAACAATTGAGATTGGAGCATCAGTTAGTGATCAACAATCTGAAAAAAAAGTAAAAATAGATGGCAAAGAAATAAAGAAATTATCTGATTTTTATGGTAGAATTAATGTTGTGGCTTTTTTCCCTGATGATACTGTAATAATCAGTGGGACACCTGATGTAATTAGAAGATATTTTGACAGGCTAATTTCAAAAGTAGATAAGGAATATATTGAGTTACTTACATCATTCAGAAAAATTTTAAAAAATCGTAATAGATTACTGAAAGATATACCCTATAAAAGAGACATAATAAAACAGCTTGACATCTGGGATTCAATGTATTCTGATTGTGCATATGCATTGGGAATAAAACGGAAACAGTATATTGAACACTTTAATACGTATTTTAAAGGACTCTATAAGGAACTTTCGGGATTTGGTGATGATTTAACTATTAAGTACTATGCTTCGCTGAAAAGTGAAGATGTAAAGGATGTGAAAAACGAATTAAGTAAAAAAAGAAATAGTGACATACAGATGGGAACCACAACTTTAGGGCCACACAGGGATGTATATGTAATATATGGCAATGACAATACAGTGTTTAAATCTTATGCATCAACGGGTCAGAGACGGTTAGCTTCAATAGCAATGAAATTATCTGAGGTTAATATAATTTATGACATTAAAAAAAGTAAATCAATTGTTCTTCTTGATGATGTGTTGTCTGAACTGGATGATGATAGAAGAAAGAATGTACTGCAAAAACTTATAGATGGCAACCACCAGGTTATAATATCCTGTGCAAGTAATAATGATGTGAATTTTGTGGATAACTATAAACATTTAAAGGTAGTTAATAACAGAGTGTCAGAATAA
- the gyrB gene encoding DNA topoisomerase (ATP-hydrolyzing) subunit B, translating to MTSYKADKIQVLEGLDAVRKRPAMYIGSTDINGLHHLVYEVVDNSIDEALAGFCDTIHVTINKDNSIEVVDNGRGIPVDIHPVYKTSALEIVLTKLHSGGKFDNQAYKVSGGLHGVGISVVNALSEYMEVEVYRDGRRYFQSYKRGVPTDKVKDIGETKKTGTRVLFKPDSQIFEETEFHFETLSKRMRELAFLNNGIKITLTDLRGKGKEHTFYFKGGIVSFVQSLTENKTSITKKVIYLHDNRSNIDVEIALDYIDTYTETVFCYANNIHTKEGGTHLIGFKSALTRVLNDFLKREGYDKKIPQLSGDDVREGLVAIISVKIPNPQFEGQTKMKLGNSEVKGIVESITNEHLTQFFEENPQVVRKILEKCIDTARARIAAKKARDLTRRKNALENDSLPGKLADCSERDPALCELYLVEGDSAGGSAKQGRDRKFQAILPLKGKILNVEKSRLDKILSNDEIKTIITALGTGIGENEFDIAKCRYHKIIIMTDADVDGSHIRTLLLTFFFRYMPEIIANGYLYIAQPPLYNIKAGKEQYYAYSDEERDAIVKNLDKSKVTIQRYKGLGEMNPEQLWETTMDPEKRTLLQVTLEDEVEADEVFSVLMGDAVEPRRKFIEENAHMVENLDL from the coding sequence ATGACAAGTTACAAAGCAGATAAAATTCAGGTATTGGAAGGACTGGATGCAGTACGGAAGCGTCCAGCAATGTATATAGGTTCAACGGATATCAATGGCCTTCATCATCTGGTATATGAAGTTGTTGATAACTCAATCGATGAAGCATTGGCCGGATTTTGCGATACTATACATGTGACCATCAATAAAGATAATTCAATTGAAGTAGTTGATAATGGCCGAGGCATCCCGGTTGATATACATCCCGTGTACAAGACATCGGCATTGGAGATAGTTCTTACTAAATTACATTCTGGAGGAAAATTTGACAATCAGGCGTATAAGGTGTCTGGTGGTTTGCATGGTGTTGGTATATCTGTTGTGAATGCACTGTCTGAATATATGGAAGTTGAAGTGTATAGAGATGGCAGGCGTTATTTTCAAAGTTATAAACGGGGGGTTCCAACAGATAAAGTTAAGGATATTGGCGAAACAAAGAAAACAGGAACACGGGTACTTTTTAAACCTGATAGTCAGATATTTGAAGAAACTGAGTTTCATTTTGAAACACTATCAAAGCGCATGAGGGAACTGGCATTTCTTAACAATGGTATTAAAATAACATTAACTGATTTGCGTGGAAAAGGAAAAGAACACACCTTTTACTTTAAAGGCGGTATAGTTTCTTTTGTTCAAAGCCTTACCGAGAATAAAACATCTATAACTAAAAAGGTTATTTACCTGCATGACAATCGAAGTAATATAGATGTTGAAATAGCCCTGGATTATATTGATACATATACTGAGACGGTATTTTGTTATGCAAATAATATTCATACAAAAGAAGGTGGAACTCATCTCATTGGATTTAAATCTGCATTAACTCGTGTGTTGAATGATTTTTTAAAACGGGAAGGGTATGATAAAAAAATTCCCCAGTTATCAGGTGATGATGTAAGAGAAGGTCTGGTTGCTATTATAAGTGTTAAGATACCCAACCCTCAGTTTGAGGGGCAGACCAAAATGAAACTGGGCAACAGTGAAGTTAAAGGGATTGTTGAATCTATAACCAATGAGCATCTTACTCAGTTTTTTGAAGAAAACCCACAGGTTGTGCGGAAAATTTTAGAAAAATGTATAGATACTGCACGTGCACGCATAGCAGCAAAAAAAGCACGTGATTTGACACGGAGAAAAAATGCTTTAGAGAATGATTCTCTACCGGGGAAATTGGCTGACTGTAGTGAACGTGATCCAGCCCTATGTGAGCTGTATCTTGTTGAAGGTGATTCAGCAGGTGGTTCAGCAAAGCAGGGAAGAGATAGAAAATTTCAGGCAATTTTGCCCTTAAAAGGAAAGATACTAAATGTTGAAAAGTCCCGTCTGGACAAGATTCTTTCCAATGATGAAATCAAGACCATTATTACTGCACTGGGTACCGGAATTGGCGAAAATGAATTTGATATCGCAAAGTGCAGATACCATAAGATTATTATCATGACCGATGCTGACGTTGATGGTTCTCATATACGAACATTGCTGTTAACATTCTTTTTCAGGTATATGCCTGAGATTATTGCCAATGGGTATCTGTATATTGCCCAACCGCCACTGTATAATATAAAAGCTGGCAAAGAACAGTATTATGCATACAGTGATGAAGAGAGAGATGCAATAGTTAAGAATTTAGATAAGTCTAAAGTGACGATTCAGAGATACAAAGGTTTAGGGGAGATGAATCCTGAACAGCTATGGGAAACAACCATGGATCCAGAAAAAAGGACATTATTGCAGGTTACATTGGAAGATGAAGTAGAAGCAGATGAGGTCTTTTCTGTTTTAATGGGTGATGCTGTTGAGCCACGGAGAAAATTTATAGAAGAAAATGCCCACATGGTTGAGAATTTAGATTTATAA
- the dnaA gene encoding chromosomal replication initiator protein DnaA, which produces MTDSTVTIWNKVLGSVETYINKQSFNMWFKNTEPVAFNENILVVKVPDDVAKRHISDHYASLIHSIIKEQTGKEIVCEFVTGNGFKEPVINAPLPITNDDKKETLQFPTILNPNYTFENFVIGPNNQLAHAAAISVSKAPATQYNPLFIYGGTGLGKTHLMQAIGHRIIQERPYLNVLYVPCEQFINEFIQAIRANTLSSFKIKYRNVDILLIDDIQFIEKKEQTQEEFFHTFNTLHNSKKQIVISSDRPPKELSTLEERLRTRFEWGMIVDIQLPNLETREAILRNKAEKIKIELSDEVCNYIARRIKSSIRALEAALVRLSMVSSIYNQPITVQLAKDHCKDLFDVDSNKKITVQDIMVKVASKFGISVEDIISKNRQSKVVQPRFIAMYLARRLTELTTIEIGKEFGDRDHSTVLNAINNIEKSIEEDIDFKEVIDELISELRS; this is translated from the coding sequence ATGACAGATTCAACAGTAACAATCTGGAACAAGGTTTTGGGTTCTGTAGAAACATATATTAATAAGCAATCTTTTAATATGTGGTTTAAAAATACAGAACCAGTGGCCTTTAACGAAAATATTCTTGTTGTTAAAGTGCCTGATGATGTAGCAAAACGGCATATTTCTGATCATTATGCCTCTTTGATTCATTCAATCATCAAAGAACAGACAGGCAAAGAAATAGTATGCGAGTTTGTTACAGGCAATGGATTCAAAGAGCCAGTAATTAATGCTCCTTTGCCCATCACCAACGATGATAAGAAAGAAACATTGCAGTTTCCCACTATATTGAATCCAAATTATACATTTGAAAACTTTGTTATTGGTCCTAATAATCAACTTGCACATGCTGCAGCTATCTCGGTATCAAAGGCACCAGCCACGCAATACAATCCATTATTCATTTATGGCGGTACTGGCCTTGGAAAAACACATCTCATGCAGGCAATAGGTCATAGAATCATTCAGGAACGACCATACCTTAATGTACTGTATGTACCCTGTGAACAGTTTATTAACGAATTTATTCAGGCTATTAGAGCAAACACGCTTTCAAGTTTTAAGATCAAATACCGTAATGTTGATATTTTGTTGATAGATGATATTCAGTTTATTGAAAAAAAAGAGCAAACACAGGAAGAATTTTTCCATACATTCAATACCCTACATAACAGCAAAAAACAGATAGTTATTTCCAGTGATAGGCCACCAAAAGAGCTTTCAACCCTTGAGGAAAGGCTGCGAACACGATTTGAATGGGGTATGATTGTAGATATACAACTACCTAATCTGGAAACACGGGAAGCCATATTACGAAATAAAGCAGAGAAAATTAAAATTGAATTGTCTGATGAAGTATGCAATTACATAGCTCGCAGAATAAAATCCAGTATACGTGCACTTGAAGCTGCGTTGGTTAGATTAAGCATGGTTTCATCTATCTATAATCAACCCATTACTGTACAATTGGCAAAAGACCATTGCAAAGACCTTTTTGATGTTGACAGCAACAAAAAGATTACTGTACAGGATATTATGGTAAAAGTTGCTTCAAAATTTGGTATCAGTGTTGAAGATATTATTTCAAAAAACAGACAGAGTAAAGTAGTTCAGCCACGTTTTATTGCAATGTATTTAGCACGAAGATTAACTGAATTAACAACCATTGAGATTGGAAAAGAATTTGGTGATAGGGACCATTCCACTGTACTTAATGCTATCAATAACATTGAGAAATCCATCGAGGAAGATATCGACTTTAAAGAAGTTATTGATGAATTAATTTCAGAATTGCGAAGTTAA
- the gyrA gene encoding DNA gyrase subunit A, translated as MTKKQDNPKDKRVHNIEIEESMKRSYLDYAMSVIVGRALPDVRDGLKPVHRRILHAMNERAWRSDRPYVKSAKIVGEVIGNYHPHGDAAVYDTLVRMAQDFSMRLPLIDGQGNFGSIDGDPPAAYRYTEARLSSIAQELLKDIDKDTVDFISNFDETRKEPVVLPAAFPNLLVNGSSGIAVGMATNIPPHNLSEVIDAIVFMIDNPDATVKQLMKFVKGPDFPTGGIIVASEEMIKAYAKGKGSIIVRAKLHVEEQKNKSMIVVTELPYQVNKAALIAKIAELVNNKVIEGINELRDESDRNGLRIVIGCRKDAVTNIIINQLYKHTQLQTSFGINLLALVNNQPKLLDLKGLITHYISHRKTVVTRRTQYELAKAKERAHILEGLKIALDNIDEVIAIIRGSKTVEEANERLIKRFKLSEIQSKAILDMRLQRLTSLEVKKVIDELKELLKLIDELTAILKSERRIYTIIKEELIAIKEKYHDTRRTEIIYEDTSVSFDAEDLIAEEDMVITITNDGFIRRLSADTFKKQRRGGKGVIGLSSKKEDFITMMTIASTHDTLLLLSNKGKIFGMKVYEIPVASKNTRGKSLKGIINLASGEMITAICSVNDFSENFLCMVTRNGVMKKTALEEFSNVKKGGIIAINLHKDDELVDVKVVKSQDDVVIATRNGLLLRTNIAKMRAMGRNSSGIIGMRVASGDQIIAMDVVKPESDLCVVTSRGYGKKTQYSLFATKGRGGKGMAYLKISEKNGYAVGVRSVHPEDEVIIASKKGMTIRLKAKEISYQGRTAAGVLLLQLDKEDEVTDFAVLYEEKE; from the coding sequence GTGACAAAAAAACAGGATAACCCTAAGGACAAACGGGTTCATAACATTGAAATTGAAGAGTCAATGAAACGCTCATATTTGGATTATGCAATGAGCGTTATTGTGGGAAGAGCACTTCCTGATGTTAGGGATGGTTTAAAGCCGGTTCATCGAAGAATACTTCATGCTATGAATGAGCGGGCATGGCGCAGTGACAGGCCCTATGTTAAGTCAGCTAAGATAGTTGGTGAAGTAATTGGTAACTATCACCCTCATGGTGATGCGGCAGTGTATGATACCCTGGTCAGGATGGCACAGGATTTTTCAATGCGATTGCCTTTAATTGATGGACAGGGTAACTTTGGTTCAATTGATGGTGACCCACCTGCTGCATACCGGTATACCGAAGCACGCCTCTCTTCTATTGCACAGGAACTACTTAAAGATATTGATAAAGATACTGTTGATTTTATCTCAAACTTTGATGAAACACGCAAAGAACCAGTAGTTCTTCCTGCTGCCTTTCCAAACCTTCTGGTAAATGGATCATCGGGGATTGCTGTTGGGATGGCTACAAATATCCCACCTCATAATTTGTCAGAAGTTATTGATGCTATTGTTTTTATGATTGATAACCCTGATGCTACTGTGAAGCAATTGATGAAATTTGTTAAAGGCCCTGATTTCCCAACAGGCGGCATTATCGTTGCTTCAGAGGAGATGATAAAAGCATATGCCAAAGGCAAAGGAAGCATTATAGTCAGAGCCAAGCTCCATGTTGAGGAACAGAAAAATAAATCAATGATAGTGGTGACCGAGTTGCCGTATCAGGTAAACAAAGCGGCGCTCATTGCAAAGATTGCAGAGCTTGTTAATAATAAAGTTATTGAAGGCATTAATGAGCTGCGTGATGAATCAGACCGTAATGGTTTGAGAATTGTCATTGGCTGCAGGAAGGACGCGGTTACAAATATTATTATTAATCAGCTTTATAAACATACACAGCTTCAAACATCATTTGGCATTAATCTTCTGGCGCTGGTAAATAATCAGCCAAAACTATTAGATTTAAAAGGCCTGATAACACATTATATTAGCCACCGAAAAACTGTTGTTACCCGTCGTACCCAGTATGAATTAGCCAAAGCAAAAGAAAGAGCTCATATACTTGAAGGGTTGAAGATAGCTCTTGATAACATTGACGAAGTCATTGCAATAATAAGAGGGTCAAAAACTGTTGAGGAAGCAAATGAACGCCTCATCAAACGGTTTAAGCTATCTGAAATTCAATCAAAGGCAATCCTTGACATGAGATTGCAGCGATTGACAAGCCTGGAAGTTAAAAAGGTCATTGATGAACTGAAAGAATTATTAAAATTAATCGATGAGCTGACAGCTATATTAAAAAGTGAAAGAAGGATTTATACAATAATAAAAGAAGAATTAATTGCCATAAAAGAAAAATACCATGATACACGAAGAACTGAGATTATTTATGAAGATACATCAGTAAGTTTTGATGCTGAAGACTTAATTGCTGAAGAAGATATGGTCATAACTATTACCAATGATGGCTTTATACGGCGACTATCGGCAGATACATTTAAAAAGCAGCGTCGAGGTGGTAAAGGTGTGATTGGTCTTTCATCAAAAAAAGAAGATTTTATTACCATGATGACTATCGCTTCAACACATGATACGCTGTTATTGTTATCCAATAAAGGCAAGATCTTTGGCATGAAGGTATATGAAATACCGGTAGCTTCAAAAAATACACGGGGTAAGTCATTAAAAGGTATTATAAACCTTGCTTCCGGGGAAATGATAACTGCCATTTGTAGTGTAAATGATTTCAGTGAAAACTTTTTATGTATGGTTACACGCAATGGTGTAATGAAAAAGACGGCACTGGAAGAATTTAGCAATGTGAAAAAGGGCGGTATCATTGCTATTAATCTGCATAAGGATGATGAGCTTGTTGATGTAAAGGTGGTAAAATCACAGGATGATGTGGTGATAGCAACCAGAAATGGCCTTCTGCTGAGAACAAATATTGCAAAAATGCGAGCTATGGGCAGAAATTCCTCAGGCATTATTGGTATGCGTGTTGCATCAGGTGATCAAATTATTGCCATGGATGTAGTTAAGCCGGAATCAGACCTTTGTGTGGTTACATCTCGAGGGTATGGCAAAAAGACACAGTATTCACTTTTTGCTACAAAAGGTAGAGGTGGGAAGGGAATGGCATACCTTAAAATAAGTGAAAAAAATGGGTATGCGGTTGGTGTGCGATCAGTGCATCCTGAAGATGAGGTTATTATTGCATCCAAAAAAGGGATGACCATACGATTAAAAGCAAAAGAAATATCGTATCAGGGAAGAACTGCAGCCGGTGTTCTTTTATTGCAACTGGATAAGGAAGATGAAGTAACTGATTTTGCAGTACTGTATGAAGAAAAGGAATAA
- the dnaN gene encoding DNA polymerase III subunit beta, whose amino-acid sequence MIIEVDKVQLIKATTIADSVVSAKSINTILTQCLFNVDGDTLTITGTDNEIGIKTQLDIVSDDNCSFTLSGKRLVSLLKEFPDGVVVLDVNTTNVSISSKSGMVKGQYVLVGSSAEEYPAIPEFNLKNAIEIEQKTFSEMISKTVHAAAHDTVKPIFNGVYIVSEDEKSMTVVATDSRRLSMIKKDITGSSTIKNGFILPLKTVNELLRLLEDTGTCLIAFDDSRCFIKIGRTEIVSRLIDGQFPDYKQVIPKDYLLKAVIEVKKLKEALNRLKNFTNEPSWRILLKFSQNSLIIEASYPDQGEGQEELVIDSDCKEPITIGINVQFLLDLLKEIDSFSVVICVTGVMSPLLIYPEDDSKFQSVIMPIQIRSM is encoded by the coding sequence ATGATAATTGAAGTTGATAAAGTACAGTTAATTAAGGCAACAACAATAGCAGATTCTGTTGTTAGTGCAAAAAGCATTAATACAATACTAACACAGTGTCTTTTTAATGTGGATGGTGATACGCTTACCATAACAGGAACTGACAATGAGATAGGAATAAAAACGCAGCTGGATATTGTTTCAGATGACAATTGTTCCTTCACTTTAAGCGGGAAGCGTTTGGTAAGTCTTTTAAAAGAGTTTCCAGATGGTGTAGTAGTACTTGATGTTAATACTACCAACGTATCTATTTCATCAAAATCAGGTATGGTTAAAGGACAGTATGTGCTGGTAGGATCTTCAGCTGAAGAATACCCTGCTATACCTGAATTTAATTTAAAAAATGCAATAGAAATAGAACAAAAGACTTTCAGCGAAATGATAAGTAAAACTGTTCATGCTGCTGCTCATGATACCGTAAAACCAATTTTTAATGGTGTGTATATAGTTTCAGAAGATGAAAAATCCATGACAGTTGTTGCCACAGATTCAAGACGATTATCAATGATAAAAAAAGATATTACCGGTAGTTCTACCATAAAAAATGGTTTTATTTTGCCCCTAAAAACAGTTAATGAGCTTTTACGGCTTTTAGAAGATACAGGTACGTGCCTTATAGCTTTTGATGATAGTAGATGTTTTATAAAAATAGGGAGAACAGAGATAGTTTCACGCCTCATTGATGGGCAGTTCCCTGATTATAAACAGGTTATACCAAAAGATTATTTATTAAAGGCAGTTATTGAAGTTAAAAAATTAAAAGAAGCATTAAACAGATTAAAAAATTTTACCAATGAACCATCATGGAGGATACTGTTAAAATTTTCACAGAATTCCTTGATTATAGAAGCAAGCTATCCTGATCAAGGTGAAGGACAGGAGGAATTGGTAATTGACTCAGATTGTAAAGAACCAATAACAATAGGAATTAATGTACAATTTTTACTGGATTTATTGAAAGAGATAGATTCGTTTTCAGTTGTGATTTGTGTTACGGGTGTAATGAGCCCATTACTGATATATCCTGAAGATGATAGTAAATTCCAGTCTGTTATAATGCCAATTCAGATACGGTCAATGTAA
- the coaE gene encoding dephospho-CoA kinase (Dephospho-CoA kinase (CoaE) performs the final step in coenzyme A biosynthesis.) — MRIGVTGIYASGKGTVCSMFEQLGAIVIDTDIIAREIVTPPSPVLDTLVQTFGNDILNSDGTLNRRYLAQKVFNDKNLVEKLNAITHPAILQEVMKRSNDSSTIYMINTPLLFETEFYTHMDKNIVVIANTDQVLNRGVIRDGITADEIKARLNHQISLKEKMKLADYIIDNSGSLENTKKQVEELWKTLILMKSQ; from the coding sequence ATGAGAATTGGAGTTACAGGCATTTATGCATCAGGCAAGGGAACAGTGTGTTCCATGTTTGAACAGTTAGGGGCGATAGTTATTGATACAGACATCATTGCCCGTGAAATTGTTACCCCGCCAAGCCCGGTGCTTGATACATTGGTGCAAACATTTGGGAATGATATACTCAATTCAGATGGAACACTGAACAGAAGATATCTAGCGCAAAAAGTATTTAATGATAAAAATCTTGTTGAAAAGCTTAATGCTATAACCCATCCAGCAATATTGCAGGAAGTAATGAAAAGATCCAATGATAGTAGCACCATCTATATGATTAATACCCCTCTGCTTTTTGAAACAGAATTTTATACTCATATGGATAAAAACATCGTGGTTATTGCCAATACAGATCAGGTGCTCAACCGTGGTGTAATCCGCGATGGCATAACTGCAGATGAAATCAAAGCACGACTGAATCACCAAATTTCACTTAAAGAAAAGATGAAACTGGCCGATTATATCATAGATAATTCTGGATCATTAGAAAATACTAAAAAGCAGGTTGAAGAATTATGGAAAACTTTGATTTTAATGAAAAGCCAGTAG
- a CDS encoding DUF721 domain-containing protein → MKFRYKEKRYNRTIACSQIVKDVASEIGLTEDFILEHIRSVWQKAVGDIIATHSYPYKIASRILYIVVDHPIYANEITLSQSLIIKRLTEFSGSKAIDALKCAVKKKSYRKSNDVHSYR, encoded by the coding sequence ATGAAGTTTAGATATAAAGAAAAAAGATATAATCGGACTATTGCATGCAGTCAGATAGTAAAAGATGTAGCCTCTGAGATTGGATTAACTGAAGATTTTATTCTGGAGCATATACGGTCTGTATGGCAAAAAGCGGTTGGGGATATCATTGCTACTCACAGCTATCCTTATAAGATAGCTAGCCGTATATTATATATTGTGGTAGATCATCCTATATATGCAAATGAAATTACATTATCGCAGTCCCTGATTATTAAGCGGTTGACGGAATTTTCTGGCTCAAAAGCTATTGATGCACTGAAATGTGCAGTTAAAAAGAAGTCATACAGGAAAAGCAACGATGTTCATTCATATCGGTGA